The proteins below come from a single Triticum aestivum cultivar Chinese Spring chromosome 5D, IWGSC CS RefSeq v2.1, whole genome shotgun sequence genomic window:
- the LOC123124114 gene encoding deoxyuridine 5'-triphosphate nucleotidohydrolase: MAGMLGVGATRSRLLPSPLPLFTRSAPLHLAPHPHLSRRLLLLPSRTLAAAATTMAATNGTAAADPVQEQPKAAGPSPAPLLLKVKKLSANAVLPSRGSALAAGYDLSSAVEAVVPARGKALVATDLSVAVPQGTYARIAPRSGLAWKHSIDVGAGVVDADYRGPVGVILFNHSDADFAVRPGDRVAQLVIERIATPDVAEVDDLDATVRGEGGFGSTGV, from the exons ATGGCGGGAATGCTCGGCGTTGGCGCCACCCGTTcccgcctcctcccctccccgcTACCCCTATTTACCAGGAGCGCTCCCCTCCACCTCGCACCCCACCCCCACCTCTCccgccgcctcctgctcctcccgtcAAGAACCCTCGCAGCCGCAGCGACGACGATGGCCGCCACCAACGGCACCGCCGCCGCGGACCCCGTCCAGGAGCAGCCCAAGGCGGCGGGCCCCTCGCCGGCGCCGCTGCTGCTCAAGGTGAAGAAGCTCTCGGCCAACGCCGTTCTGCCGTCGCGCGGCTCCGCGCTGGCGGCCGGCTACGACCTCTCCAGCGCGGTGGAGGCCGTCGTGCCGGCGCGCGGCAAGGCGCTGGTCGCCACCGACCTCAGCGTCGCCGTCCCGCAGGGCACCTACGCGCGCATCG CGCCGCGGTCGGGGCTGGCGTGGAAGCACTCGATCGACGTGGGCGCGGGCGTGGTGGACGCCGACTACCGGGGCCCCGTCGGGGTCATCCTCTTCAACCACTCGGACGCCGACTTCGCCGTGAGGCCCGGGGACCGCGTCGCGCAGCTGGTCATCGAGAGGATCGCCACGCCGGACGTCGCCGAGGTGGacgacctcgacgccaccgtcAGGGGCGAGGGCGGCTTCGGGTCCACCGGCGTCTGA